The Bacteriovorax sp. PP10 nucleotide sequence ATCTTTTGCTAAAAAATAAAACGATAGATCCTAAAGGCGACGTTCAATTACTAGGACCACTTAGTTACCGAATCGAGTTCAAAAAAATTCTGACTAAAGACCTCTACATCAATGTTGGATTATTGATTTTCATTGCCATTTTTTTTCGACTTTTTCTTGGTACGTGGGTGAGTGGTGTTGTCTATGTTGCTATCACTTGCACCACAATCTTTTATACATTGGGACTGATGGGTATTATGGGATACCCGGTAGATATCCTAACCAATAACCTTATTTTAATGACAGCAATCGCAGGTACTGCTGATTTCTTATTTTTGTCATTTGAGTTTTTTAAATATGATCCTAAAAAAAGTTATCACAACATAATTACCCCTGCCTTTTTTACAACTTTTACAACAATGGTGGGATTCATTTCGCTATACTCGTCAGATTTAGAAATGATCAGACGATTTGGTGTGGCCGCAGCTACTGGTGCATTTTTCGAGTGGGCACTCCTTTTTAATCTGGTTCCTGCAATTATGGGAGTTTTAAAAATTGAGAAGAGCTGGGTTAATCGTGAGAAAGCTTTTGATATTGAACATTTTAAAAAATTCTTAAAATACACTCCATCGAAGAAGGTTATTTATTCATTTTTATTTGTTTCAGTAATGGCCTTCGTTGCATGGCCATTCTTAAACTATTCGGATTCTCCCAAAAACAATTTCCCGCAATCTCATCCATTAAGAGTGGCGATTGAAGATTTTCAAAAGAAATTCAATTGGGAAGGTAATATCTCTCTCTTGTTTAAAAAAGACGTTTCTGAAAATGAAATGAAAGATATTAATGAGAAAGTAAAGAAGCATAAACTAGTACTTTTTATTGAGAATAAAAAAGATCTTTTGGATTCGTGGACAAATAATTTTGAGTCTAAGTTGAGAAAGGATTTAATCATCCGCGACTTTGAAGGCACACCCCTTAACAATCGTTTTGAATCACCTGAATTTAAAAGATCAGTAGTTTATCTTAAAAATATCAATACAAAAGAGCTGGAAGAATTCCAAGATTTTACGAAGAAAATTTGTGGTGATAAATGTATACCAACTGGCCAAGTTCTGGTTTATCTCGAGCTGAATAAGAGAGTGAGCCATACGATGCTGGAGAGTTTTGTCACAAGTATTTTCCTGGTACTCATCATTTTGTTTACGTTAATGCATACATTAAAAATTAAAGGTGCAAGTTTTAAAGATGTGGCCATCGCAAGTTTAGTGGCCCCATTGTTTATGGTCACAGTGATTGCCGTCCTTCAAGTTCCGGTAAATGTTGTGACATCAATCTTCTTTGCTGCTCTAGTGGGGCTGACAGGCGATAATGCCATTCAATACCTGTTTGCCTCTAATGGTGGAACGCTGGAGAAAGGACTGGCCCTAAGAGGGGATGCAAGCCTTGTGTTCTCATTGCTTTTAATTTTTGGGAGTTTATTTTTTATCGGGCAAACACTTATACCGCTTAAGTGGCTTGGTGTTCTATTCTCTTTAGGATTTCTGGTGACGTTTATAGGTGATTACTGGATTTTAAAAGGTCTCAACGAAAAATAAGAATGGTGCTCTTTCAAGCACCATTCTATTGATTGATTATCTTACAAAAAGTGTTGGCAAATTCATAACTAAAGAAGTCCCACGGCTGTATCTCATGATTCTTCTGGCCTCTGCCATATAGTCACTTGATTGTCCTGCAGCACTTGGTACAAAAGTTTTCCAAGCATCGTTGTTCCATCCAATCGATCTACCTTTGTCGTAGTTTCTTACTTTTAGAAGGTCACCGTTTTTAGCTTTGATTGTTTTTTCGTTTGCACCTTGTTCGAACTTATTTGCCATCAGAACGCCTAGGTTTTGTGGAGGATTATTGTAGAAAGCAGGAAGATTAACTGTCACTGACTTTCCAGAAACCGGGTCTCTCACTTCTGCTTCGCCTTTAACTACAGCAACCATATTGCTGATTCCTTTTCCTAACTGCGCTTGTGACTCAGAAGAAAAGTGAATTGGGTTTAATGCCATTGCCGGGTTTGCATCTTTATCCTGAAGAAGCTCGTATGCTTTTTTAGCATGAAGTACATAATTTTTAAGAGCAGTGTAGGCCTGCTTCATCATGTTTGTTCCGTAAGGATTGTTTGGCATGTCTCTTAGTGATAAGAATTTTTTCTTAGTGAATTCCGTCATTACACCAACTCTTTCTTCATCAGTTAACCCCAGGTCTTCTTTTTCTTTTCCTAAGATTGAGATTGAGTCTTGACCAACATGAGCTCCCATTTTCTTTGCAACATCAAGAGCAAGGTCCTGGTTGTACGCACAGAAAACTAAAATCCCGTGAAGAGATCTGTAGTAAGCAGAAGCAGCTAAGTGCATTTCAGCGGCACCGTGCCCAGAGTAGCGTTGAATATCATCTCTGAATGCCCCTGTTCCAAATAACATTTTGTTATCCCAAACAAAGATTTTCGAAGAGTCTTTAGCAATAAGAGCTTCAATGCGAGTTGTGCTTTCATATAGCTTTTTTGCCATTTCATTACCTAAGAAGCTTTGAAATTCTGCAATTGATTTAAATTGAGATGCATTCGACATATCAGCAGAAGGCTCTGTGAAGTATCTAAATGTTGCTTTCGCCTGATCTGTAGGAAGGGCCATGTCGATAGTACCAGCAACACTTCTTAAGATTTGAATCGCTGATACGTGCGTAGCTTTATTTCCTAAGAACGAATTACCTTTTTCAAAAAGAGGGCGAAGTCTCCACACAATTCCACGAAGTGGAAGAGCAACGTGAGCTTGAGTAAGAAAGTATTTAGTGTCATCAGAATAAGAATCAAAGTTTGCGTATGATTTTTTTAGAAGCCCTTCTAATTGGTCAGGGTCTTGAACCTTAAGCCACTCAGCTCTTAATTTTTTAAAATCTGCACTTAGATCTGATTCAGAAAAAGTTTGCAAGCTTGCAATCTTTCTTTTTGAAGCAGGAGTCGCTGGAGCTTTATCAGCTGTTGCCCAGTTGTCTTGAATCGATAGAACAGAATAATCAAATTGCGGTTGAGCTACAGTTTTCGGTGCTGCAGTGACAACTGAAGTTGAAAGCGATAGTACAACGAGAGCACTTAAAGTTTGTTTTAAAATCAAGGTTTCCTCCATTTAATGAAACACTAAAAAAGTATAGCATTGAAGGATGCTTTTGATAGAGGGAAAAATGTTTAGTTGGGCTTTCTCAGAGGGGGGAAGGGCTGTGTTTTTAATCACTTGCCCGATTGTTGTGAAGCTAATTACCAGACTAAAAGCTGACCTGGGCCAACTCCCTAAAAATATTATTAGAGCAATATGGATTTGATGTTGTTGAGGTTTTCTTAGAAGCTATTCTCAAATTCTCTATGATCGTTTTAAGCAAAGATGGGATTTTGGGGAAAGACACAGA carries:
- a CDS encoding RND transporter family protein, whose product is MVKNTPTEAKVGEKSNYLLGLFQGILRYCYVYPKTVILIFLGLFILAVSGLRHIHLELDIYDVKNESFASSSNWFKLRNEFKDPNSLYFVWKPSRVLDSQIHCQWQREIQNVRNKEESITRAFQVYSLRSPIDDSGDLLYKKLLEDPCAENLQSASLNSVQKSYLGPVLLDPNHTTFLTEVSFESANNDGVVPINEIERISNDLLLKNKTIDPKGDVQLLGPLSYRIEFKKILTKDLYINVGLLIFIAIFFRLFLGTWVSGVVYVAITCTTIFYTLGLMGIMGYPVDILTNNLILMTAIAGTADFLFLSFEFFKYDPKKSYHNIITPAFFTTFTTMVGFISLYSSDLEMIRRFGVAAATGAFFEWALLFNLVPAIMGVLKIEKSWVNREKAFDIEHFKKFLKYTPSKKVIYSFLFVSVMAFVAWPFLNYSDSPKNNFPQSHPLRVAIEDFQKKFNWEGNISLLFKKDVSENEMKDINEKVKKHKLVLFIENKKDLLDSWTNNFESKLRKDLIIRDFEGTPLNNRFESPEFKRSVVYLKNINTKELEEFQDFTKKICGDKCIPTGQVLVYLELNKRVSHTMLESFVTSIFLVLIILFTLMHTLKIKGASFKDVAIASLVAPLFMVTVIAVLQVPVNVVTSIFFAALVGLTGDNAIQYLFASNGGTLEKGLALRGDASLVFSLLLIFGSLFFIGQTLIPLKWLGVLFSLGFLVTFIGDYWILKGLNEK